The following proteins come from a genomic window of Lolium rigidum isolate FL_2022 chromosome 5, APGP_CSIRO_Lrig_0.1, whole genome shotgun sequence:
- the LOC124656276 gene encoding septin and tuftelin-interacting protein 1 homolog 1-like: MAPLPGSLASTSPAVAKMLQKWSFKEGSGLGARGQGIVAPVQPTLLHPTTGIGYGERSYQNGLPDKTPVVQEEWRRRCEELSRVLQLEEDCCNKTLELLRDMAEEDDSSAETTEALAAVLKSMEVFQEKRTPGMWKATLPSSTLLYIIENVIKPKIAADAREWTPSWDPDCHLWVRPWVPLVGHLPDSLYDAVESKIVKHADEFAVISPWKDLMDPTQWETYTRRHVLPWLTRLVRELMIAPPKQMDPSFHTLMQWAPLVPAKIVVSILEEELFFDRFEDALRHWLQSGAGKPSSEVALAWCTGWKNLLTPELLADEGVLARMNAVVDLVDAHA, translated from the coding sequence ATGGCGCCGCTGCCAGGAAGCCTGGCGTCAACcagtccggcggtggccaagatgCTGCAAAAGTGGAGCTTCAAGGAGGGCTCAGGCCTTGGCGCACGGGGACAAGGGATCGTTGCCCCCGTACAGCCCACGCTGCTACACCCTACAACCGGAATCGGCTATGGAGAGAGGTCGTACCAAAACGGCCTCCCGGACAAGACGCCGGTGGTCCAAGAAGAGTGGCGCCGTCGGTGCGAGGAACTTTCACGAGTCCTTCAGCTTGAAGAGGACTGCTGCAACAAGACACTCGAGCTGCTGCGCGACATGGCCGAAGAGGACGACAGCTCGGCGGAGACGACGGAGGCGCTGGCGGCGGTCCTCAAGTCCATGGAGGTGTTTCAGGAGAAGCGCACGCCGGGGATGTGGAAAGCCACgttgccttcttccaccttgctcTACATCATCGAGAACGTGATCAAGCCGAAGATTGCCGCGGACGCGCGGGAATGGACGCCGTCATGGGACCCggactgccacctctgggttcgTCCGTGGGTTCCCCTCGTCGGCCACCTGCCGGACAGCCTCTACGACGCCGTGGAGAGTAAGATCGTCAAGCACGCCGACGAGTTCGCCGTCATCTCCCCGTGGAAGGATCTTATGGATCCGACACAGTGGGAGACGTACACCCGGCGCCACGTCCTGCCGTGGCTGACGCGTCTAGTGCGGGAGCTGATGATCGCGCCGCCGAAGCAGATGGACCCTTCCTTCCACACGTTGATGCAGTGGGCGCCCCTCGTGCCGGCCAAGATCGTGGTCTCCATCCTTGAAGAAGAGCTCTTCTTCGACAGATTTGAGGATGCGCTGCGCCACTGGCTGCAGTCCGGCGCCGGCAAGCCGTCTTCCGAGGTGGCCCTCGCTTGGTGCACCGGATGGAAGAATTTGCTCACCCCCGAGCTGCTCGCCGACGAAGGAGTGCTCGCGCGTATGAATGCCGTCGTCGACTTGGTCGATGCTCATGCCTAG